From a single Sinomonas atrocyanea genomic region:
- a CDS encoding GntR family transcriptional regulator — protein MTTEAVLTSLRRAAGNTRHAETSSWVAAQLRQAIADGRLAPGAKLAEEELREALGVSRNTLREAFATLTTERVVTRIPNRGVFVSHPTAEDIREIYRVRRLVEPGALLWSPAQPTQALAGVVRTARAAAAAGDVPAMADANQEFHRGIVARAGSERLSALMEQVLAEMRLVFATMGADPRFHEPYVEENAKILGLLEAGRNAQAAEAMAQYLNRAEHQLLEAIGG, from the coding sequence ATGACAACTGAGGCGGTCCTGACGAGCCTGCGCCGCGCCGCCGGGAACACGAGACACGCCGAGACGAGCTCGTGGGTGGCCGCGCAGCTGCGACAGGCGATCGCCGACGGCCGCCTCGCACCCGGCGCCAAGCTCGCCGAGGAGGAGCTGCGGGAGGCACTGGGCGTCTCCCGCAACACGCTGCGCGAGGCGTTCGCGACCCTGACCACCGAGCGGGTCGTGACGCGCATCCCCAACCGGGGCGTCTTCGTCTCGCACCCGACCGCGGAGGACATCCGGGAGATCTACCGGGTGCGGCGGCTCGTCGAGCCGGGGGCGCTGCTGTGGTCTCCGGCGCAGCCCACCCAGGCGCTGGCCGGCGTCGTCCGGACCGCCCGGGCTGCGGCGGCGGCCGGCGACGTGCCCGCGATGGCGGACGCGAACCAGGAGTTCCACCGCGGGATCGTGGCCCGGGCCGGGAGCGAGCGGCTGAGCGCGCTCATGGAGCAGGTCCTGGCCGAGATGCGCCTCGTGTTCGCCACGATGGGCGCCGACCCGCGCTTCCACGAGCCCTACGTCGAGGAGAACGCGAAGATCCTTGGCCTCCTCGAAGCGGGCCGGAACGCCCAGGCGGCCGAGGCCATGGCCCAGTACCTCAACCGCGCCGAGCACCAGCTCCTCGAGGCGATCGGCGGCTGA
- a CDS encoding acetyl/propionyl/methylcrotonyl-CoA carboxylase subunit alpha, giving the protein MRKVLIANRGEIAVRIARACDDAGLASVAVYADQDAAALHVEACTEAYALGGTAPAETYLDVEKLLAVAERSGADAVHPGYGFLSENAGFAQAVLDAGLTWIGPSPATIRLLGDKVSAREVAVRAGAPLAPGSDGPVASAEEVRAFAAEHGLPVAIKAAFGGGGRGLKVARAMEEIEEAFDSAVRESRAAFGREECFVEKFLDRPRHVEAQVLADMHGNVIVVGTRDCSLQRRHQKLVEEAPAPFLTPEQRERIHTSAKAICREAGYVGAGTVEYLLDSQGTISFLEVNTRLQVEHPITEETSGIDLVAAQLAVADGHVLPALEDPEPRGHSIEFRINAEDPGRGFLPAPGTIERFAPPTGPGIRVDAGVRDGFTVPGQFDSLLAKLVVTGADRQQALRRARRALREFEIRGLPTVLPFDRAVVDSPAFAAEDGAFGVYTTWIEAEFAEELAASPDFTAPAAHDAGRRTFAIDLDGRRMTLGLPESLLAGLAAGTGAAASAGSGSSGSASAAHDGGAPSAADLTAAMGGTVVKWLVEPGTEVAAGDGVVVLEAMKMETTVQAHRAGTVGERAAAAGDAVVPGTVLTTIGS; this is encoded by the coding sequence ATGCGTAAGGTCCTCATCGCCAACCGCGGCGAGATCGCCGTCCGGATCGCCCGCGCGTGCGACGACGCCGGGCTGGCCAGCGTCGCCGTCTACGCTGACCAGGACGCGGCCGCCCTCCACGTCGAGGCGTGCACCGAGGCCTACGCGCTCGGCGGCACCGCACCCGCCGAGACGTACCTTGACGTGGAGAAGCTCCTCGCCGTCGCGGAGCGCTCCGGTGCCGACGCCGTGCACCCCGGCTACGGCTTCCTCTCCGAAAACGCGGGCTTCGCCCAGGCCGTCCTCGACGCCGGCCTGACCTGGATCGGCCCCTCCCCGGCGACCATCCGGCTCCTCGGGGACAAGGTCAGCGCCCGCGAGGTGGCCGTCCGCGCCGGCGCGCCGCTGGCCCCGGGCAGCGACGGGCCGGTCGCGAGCGCCGAGGAGGTGCGCGCCTTCGCCGCCGAGCACGGACTGCCGGTGGCGATCAAGGCCGCGTTCGGCGGCGGCGGCCGCGGTCTCAAGGTGGCGCGCGCCATGGAGGAGATCGAGGAGGCGTTCGACTCGGCGGTGCGCGAGTCCCGAGCGGCGTTCGGGCGCGAGGAGTGCTTCGTGGAGAAGTTCCTCGACCGGCCCCGGCACGTCGAGGCACAGGTCCTCGCGGACATGCACGGGAACGTGATCGTGGTCGGCACCCGCGACTGCTCCCTGCAGCGCCGCCACCAGAAGCTCGTCGAGGAGGCGCCCGCCCCCTTCCTGACCCCCGAGCAGCGCGAGCGCATCCACACCTCCGCGAAGGCGATCTGCCGCGAGGCCGGCTACGTCGGCGCGGGCACGGTCGAGTACCTCCTCGACAGCCAGGGCACCATCAGCTTCCTCGAGGTCAACACGCGCCTGCAGGTCGAGCACCCCATCACCGAGGAGACCTCCGGAATCGACCTCGTCGCGGCGCAGCTCGCGGTCGCCGACGGGCACGTGCTGCCCGCGCTCGAGGACCCCGAGCCGCGCGGCCACTCGATCGAGTTCCGCATCAATGCCGAGGACCCGGGCCGGGGCTTCCTGCCCGCGCCCGGGACCATCGAGCGGTTCGCCCCGCCCACGGGCCCCGGCATCCGCGTGGACGCTGGAGTCCGCGACGGCTTCACCGTCCCCGGCCAGTTCGACTCCCTCCTGGCCAAGCTCGTGGTCACCGGCGCGGACCGGCAGCAGGCGCTGCGCCGGGCCCGTCGCGCCCTGCGCGAGTTCGAGATCCGCGGCCTGCCCACCGTCCTGCCCTTCGACCGGGCGGTCGTGGACTCCCCCGCGTTCGCCGCCGAGGACGGCGCGTTCGGCGTCTACACGACGTGGATCGAGGCCGAGTTCGCCGAGGAGCTCGCGGCGAGCCCCGACTTCACCGCCCCGGCCGCGCACGACGCCGGCCGCCGCACCTTCGCGATCGACCTCGACGGCCGCCGCATGACCCTCGGCCTGCCCGAGTCCCTGCTGGCCGGGCTCGCGGCCGGGACCGGCGCCGCCGCATCGGCTGGCTCCGGGTCCTCGGGGTCGGCGAGCGCCGCGCACGACGGCGGAGCTCCCTCCGCGGCGGACCTCACCGCCGCGATGGGCGGCACCGTGGTCAAGTGGCTCGTCGAGCCCGGCACCGAGGTCGCTGCCGGGGACGGCGTGGTGGTGCTCGAGGCCATGAAGATGGAGACCACGGTCCAGGCCCACCGGGCCGGGACGGTCGGCGAGCGGGCCGCGGCGGCGGGCGACGCCGTCGTGCCCGGAACGGTCCTGACCACGATCGGGAGCTGA